One segment of Panthera leo isolate Ple1 chromosome A3, P.leo_Ple1_pat1.1, whole genome shotgun sequence DNA contains the following:
- the CENPO gene encoding centromere protein O isoform X3 — translation MEWANDKSKGGVLAHLERLETQMSRSCKNLEDPPRETAESDLGTKIRKLRCLRDKLRAEVKQRQARIKASTANAEPDQTLEISEQEAVGGKEENMKAILQAYRFTGINLFASGLSGKRTSRGVCVCISTAFEGNLLDSYFVDLVIQKPLRIHHHSVPVFIPLEEISAKYLQTNIQHFLFCLCEYLNAYAGRKYQADQLQRDFAAFLAGPLQRNSLCNLLSFTYKVEPQSRSFPFCARLLYKDLTTTLPTDVTITYQGTDASSTSWEEQRASHENLFFTKPLHQVFTSFARNGER, via the exons ATGGAGTGGGCGAATGACAAGTCCAAAGGAG GTGTTTTAGCTCACTTGGAAAGACTAGAGACCCAAATGAGCAGATCCTGTAAAAACTTAGAAGATCCGCcaagagagacagcagagagcGATCTTGGGACCAAGATTCGTAAACTGAGGTGTCTGCGTGATAAGCTCAGGGCTGAAGTGAAACAGCGTCAAGCCAGA ATTAAAGCATCTACTGCCAATGCAGAACCCGACCAAACATTGGAGATCAGTGAGCAAGAAGCtgtgggaggaaaagaggaaaatatgaaaGCCATTTTGCAGGCATATCGTTTTACag GTATCAACTTGTTTGCTTCAGGGCTCAGTGGGAAACGGACCAGCCGAGGGGTCTGTGTCTGCATCAGCACTGCTTTTGAGGGAAATTTGCTGGATTCCTATTTTGTCGACCTTGTCATACAGAAGCCACTTCGGATACATCACCATTCAGTTCCAGTCTTCATTCCCCTAGAGGAGATATCTGCAAAATACTTACAGACTAATATTCAGCACTTCCTGTTCTGTCTCTGCGAATACCTAAATGCTTACGCTGGGAGGAAGTACCAGGCAGATCAACTTCAG AGAGACTTTGCAGCCTTTCTGGCTGGGCCCTTGCAGAGAAACTCGCTGTGCAACTTGCTGTCATTTACTTACAAAGTGGAGCCACAGAGTCGGTCGTTCCCATTTTGTGCTAGACTGCTGTATAAGGACCTCACGACAACCCTTCCAACTGACGTCACCATTACGTACCAAG GGACGGACGCCTCATCCACTTCATGGGAAGAACAGCGAGCATCCcatgaaaatctgttttttacGAAGCCCCTGCATCAAGTGTTTACTTCGTTTGCAAGAAACGGAGAAAG gtAA
- the CENPO gene encoding centromere protein O isoform X1, whose product MEWANDKSKGGVLAHLERLETQMSRSCKNLEDPPRETAESDLGTKIRKLRCLRDKLRAEVKQRQARIKASTANAEPDQTLEISEQEAVGGKEENMKAILQAYRFTGINLFASGLSGKRTSRGVCVCISTAFEGNLLDSYFVDLVIQKPLRIHHHSVPVFIPLEEISAKYLQTNIQHFLFCLCEYLNAYAGRKYQADQLQRDFAAFLAGPLQRNSLCNLLSFTYKVEPQSRSFPFCARLLYKDLTTTLPTDVTITYQGTDASSTSWEEQRASHENLFFTKPLHQVFTSFARNGERLDMSLVS is encoded by the exons ATGGAGTGGGCGAATGACAAGTCCAAAGGAG GTGTTTTAGCTCACTTGGAAAGACTAGAGACCCAAATGAGCAGATCCTGTAAAAACTTAGAAGATCCGCcaagagagacagcagagagcGATCTTGGGACCAAGATTCGTAAACTGAGGTGTCTGCGTGATAAGCTCAGGGCTGAAGTGAAACAGCGTCAAGCCAGA ATTAAAGCATCTACTGCCAATGCAGAACCCGACCAAACATTGGAGATCAGTGAGCAAGAAGCtgtgggaggaaaagaggaaaatatgaaaGCCATTTTGCAGGCATATCGTTTTACag GTATCAACTTGTTTGCTTCAGGGCTCAGTGGGAAACGGACCAGCCGAGGGGTCTGTGTCTGCATCAGCACTGCTTTTGAGGGAAATTTGCTGGATTCCTATTTTGTCGACCTTGTCATACAGAAGCCACTTCGGATACATCACCATTCAGTTCCAGTCTTCATTCCCCTAGAGGAGATATCTGCAAAATACTTACAGACTAATATTCAGCACTTCCTGTTCTGTCTCTGCGAATACCTAAATGCTTACGCTGGGAGGAAGTACCAGGCAGATCAACTTCAG AGAGACTTTGCAGCCTTTCTGGCTGGGCCCTTGCAGAGAAACTCGCTGTGCAACTTGCTGTCATTTACTTACAAAGTGGAGCCACAGAGTCGGTCGTTCCCATTTTGTGCTAGACTGCTGTATAAGGACCTCACGACAACCCTTCCAACTGACGTCACCATTACGTACCAAG GGACGGACGCCTCATCCACTTCATGGGAAGAACAGCGAGCATCCcatgaaaatctgttttttacGAAGCCCCTGCATCAAGTGTTTACTTCGTTTGCAAGAAACGGAGAAAGGTTGGATATGAGCCTGGTCTCCTAG
- the PTRHD1 gene encoding putative peptidyl-tRNA hydrolase PTRHD1, translating into MHRGVGPVFLWARKMAASGAEPQILVQYLVLRKDLSQAPFSWPAGAMVAQACHAATAALHIHRDHPHTAAYLRDLGRMRKVVLEAADESTLKELAETLQQSNIDHMLWLEQPENIATCIALRPYPKEEVNQYLKKYRLFK; encoded by the exons ATGCACCGGGGAGTAGGGCCGGTCTTTCTGTGGGCCCGGAAGATGGCGGCCTCTGGCGCAGAGCCGCAGATCCTAGTCCAGTACTTGGTGTTACGAAAGGATCTGTCGCAGGCTCCATTCTCCTGGCCGGCAGGCGCAATGGTAGCGCAGGCTTGTCACGCAGCCACCGCGGCCTTGCACATTCACCGCGACCACCCCCACACGGCCGCTTACCTTCGGGACCTGGGGCGCATGCGCAAGGTCGTCCTCGAG GCTGCAGATGAAAGCACCCTGAAGGAGCTGGCTGAGACCCTGCAACAGAGCAACATTGACCACATGCTGTGGCTGGAGCAGCCAGAGAATATCGCCACTTGCATTGCGCTCCGTCCCTACCCCAAAGAAGAAGTGAACCAGTATTTGAAGAAGTATCGATTGTTCAAGTGA
- the CENPO gene encoding centromere protein O isoform X2: protein MEWANDKSKGGVLAHLERLETQMSRSCKNLEDPPRETAESDLGTKIRKLRCLRDKLRAEVKQRQARIKASTANAEPDQTLEISEQEAVGGKEENMKAILQAYRFTGLSGKRTSRGVCVCISTAFEGNLLDSYFVDLVIQKPLRIHHHSVPVFIPLEEISAKYLQTNIQHFLFCLCEYLNAYAGRKYQADQLQRDFAAFLAGPLQRNSLCNLLSFTYKVEPQSRSFPFCARLLYKDLTTTLPTDVTITYQGTDASSTSWEEQRASHENLFFTKPLHQVFTSFARNGERLDMSLVS, encoded by the exons ATGGAGTGGGCGAATGACAAGTCCAAAGGAG GTGTTTTAGCTCACTTGGAAAGACTAGAGACCCAAATGAGCAGATCCTGTAAAAACTTAGAAGATCCGCcaagagagacagcagagagcGATCTTGGGACCAAGATTCGTAAACTGAGGTGTCTGCGTGATAAGCTCAGGGCTGAAGTGAAACAGCGTCAAGCCAGA ATTAAAGCATCTACTGCCAATGCAGAACCCGACCAAACATTGGAGATCAGTGAGCAAGAAGCtgtgggaggaaaagaggaaaatatgaaaGCCATTTTGCAGGCATATCGTTTTACag GGCTCAGTGGGAAACGGACCAGCCGAGGGGTCTGTGTCTGCATCAGCACTGCTTTTGAGGGAAATTTGCTGGATTCCTATTTTGTCGACCTTGTCATACAGAAGCCACTTCGGATACATCACCATTCAGTTCCAGTCTTCATTCCCCTAGAGGAGATATCTGCAAAATACTTACAGACTAATATTCAGCACTTCCTGTTCTGTCTCTGCGAATACCTAAATGCTTACGCTGGGAGGAAGTACCAGGCAGATCAACTTCAG AGAGACTTTGCAGCCTTTCTGGCTGGGCCCTTGCAGAGAAACTCGCTGTGCAACTTGCTGTCATTTACTTACAAAGTGGAGCCACAGAGTCGGTCGTTCCCATTTTGTGCTAGACTGCTGTATAAGGACCTCACGACAACCCTTCCAACTGACGTCACCATTACGTACCAAG GGACGGACGCCTCATCCACTTCATGGGAAGAACAGCGAGCATCCcatgaaaatctgttttttacGAAGCCCCTGCATCAAGTGTTTACTTCGTTTGCAAGAAACGGAGAAAGGTTGGATATGAGCCTGGTCTCCTAG